The following are encoded in a window of Castanea sativa cultivar Marrone di Chiusa Pesio chromosome 5, ASM4071231v1 genomic DNA:
- the LOC142636242 gene encoding protein PAF1 homolog, translated as MASYRPFPPQTSFAPPPNQNPLAPPPQPPPQPHPPQQRAQYNQNWVGYSAPDTSIASAPPPPPPPPSSSSAAASSYPQNFNNPQLHPTSNYHHHPHQQQQQQQQQHYGPPRTQPPPPPPHQQYPYQPPPPPPPESSYAPPPPPPTQNSMNLQPPQAPMYYPSNQFNQYSHQPMQPMQQPPPPPPPPPSSPPPSSSIPPPPPPSSPPPPAPAPPQNRESHERDRGASKEVYASVRGDPGVSNHGVPSKQQHKPPVPSSMMVKKSNGPTGRVETEEDRRLRKKREFDKQRQEEKQRQQLKESQNTVLQKTQMLSSAAKGHGSIVGSRMGERRATPFLSGERIENRLKKPTTFLCKLKFRNELPDPSAQPKLVAPKKDKEQYTKYTITSLEKTYKPKLFVEPDLGIPLDLLDLSVYNPPSVRPTLDPEDEELLRDDVSVTPVKNNGIRRKDRPTDKGVAWLVKTQYISPLSTESTKQSLTEKQAKELREMKGGRNLLENLNNRERQIKEIEASFEACKSRPVHASNKDLYPVEVLPLLPDFDRSEEQFVIAAFDSAPTADSEIHSKLDPTVRDAFESQAIMKSYVATGSDTDKSFLAYMVPSPDELSKDMYDEHEDISFSWVREYHYDFRLDDVDDPTTYLVSFDEAEARYLPLPTKLILRKKRAKEGRSNDEVEHFPIPSKVTVRRRPTVSAVELRDSEVYSHSKGSFSNSKRGGLDIEDGLGRPQKVARHQDIDQYSEAEDEMSD; from the exons ATGGCCTCGTACAGGCCATTCCCTCCACAAACCTCATTTGCACCACcaccaaatcaaaacccacttgcaccaccaccacaaccgcCACCACAACCACACCCACCTCAACAGAGAGCTCAATACAATCAGAACTGGGTTGGATATAGTGCTCCTGATACCTCTATTGCCTcagctcctcctcctcctcctccaccaccatcttcctcttctgctgcTGCTTCTTCATATCCTCAAAACTTCAACAATCCTCAATTGCATCCCACTTCCAATTACCACCACCACCCCcatcaacaacagcaacagcaacagcaacaacatTATGGCCCACCAAGGACTCAACctccaccaccccctcctcatCAGCAGTACCCGTATCAACCGCCACCACCGCCTCCTCCGGAGTCTTCTTATGCTCCTCCACCGCCGCCCCCGACACAGAATTCAATGAATTTACAGCCCCCACAAGCTCCCATGTATTACCCTTCTAATCAGTTTAATCAGTATAGTCATCAGCCAATGCAACCAATGCAGCAGCCCCCACCTCCCCCACCACCCCCGCCTTCGTCTCCACCCCCGAGTTCTTCaattccaccaccaccacctccgaGTTCACCCCCACCTCCAGCTCCAGCTCCTCCGCAGAATAGGGAATCACATGAGCGTGATAGAGGAGCTTCCAAGGAGGTTTATGCTTCTGTAAGGGGTGATCCTGGGGTTTCCAATCATGGGGTTCCTTCTAAACAGCAGCATAAGCCACCAGTTCCTTCTTCGATGATGGTGAAGAAATCAAATGGGCCAACGGGGAGGGTGGAGACGGAGGAAGATAGGAGGTTGAGGAAGAAGAGGGAGTTTGATAAGCAAAGGCAAGAAGAGAAGCAAAGGCAGCAGTTGAAGGAGTCCCAGAACACTGTTCTGCAAAAGACCCAGATGCTGTCTTCTGCTGCAAAGGGGCACGGGTCGATTGTTGGGTCACGGATGGGGGAGAGGAGAGCTACTCCATTCTTGAGTGGTGAAAGGATTGAGAATAGATTGAAAAAACCAACAACATTCTTGTGCAAGTTGAA GTTTCGGAATGAACTCCCAGATCCAAGTGCACAACCAAAGCTTGTGGCTccaaagaaagataaagaacA ATATACAAAGTATACCATCACTTCCTTGGAGAAAACCTACAAGCCTAAACTTTTTGTGGAGCCAGATTTGGGAATACCTCTTGACCTTCTTGACCTCAGTGTATACAA CCCTCCCAGTGTTAGACCGACACTTGATCCAGAAGATGAGGAATTGTTGCGTGATGATGTTTCAGTGACCCCTGTAAAGAATAACGGCATAAGAAGAAAAGATAGGCCGACTGATAAAGGTGTTGCCTGGCTGGTCAAAACACAGTATATATCTCCTCTTAGCACTGAGTCAACCAAGCAG TCTTTAACTGAGAAACAAGCAAAGGAACTGAGAGAAATGAAGGGAGGCCGTAACCTTTTGGAGAACCTTAACAACag AGAAAGACAAATCAAGGAAATAGAAGCATCATTTGAGGCATGCAAGTCACGTCCTGTTCATGCAAGTAATAAAGATTTATATCCTGTTGAGGTTCTGCCTTTGTTGCCTGATTTTGATCG GTCTGAAGAACAATTTGTTATTGCGGCATTTGATAGTGCTCCTACAGCTGATTCAGAAATCCACAGCAAGTTGGACCCAACTGTTCGTGATGCCTTTGAATCACAG gccattatgAAAAGTTATGTGGCAACAGGCTCAGATACAGACAAATCATTTTTGGCCTACATGGTTCCTTCTCCAGATGAG TTATCCAAGGATATGTATGATGAACACGAAGATATCTCATTCTCTTGGGTTCGCGAGTACCATTATGAC TTTCGTCTTGATGATGTGGACGACCCCACAACATACCTTGTTTCATTTGATGAAGCAGAAGCACGCTATTTG CCTCTTCCAACAAAactcattttaagaaaaaagagggCAAAAGAGGGAAGATCTAATGACGAGGTTGAGCATTTTCCCATACCATCTAAAGTGACTGTGAGGCGGAGACCAACTGTTTCTGCAGTTGAATTGAGAGATTCAGAG GTTTATTCCCATTCAAAGGGGAGTTTTTCAAATTCTAAGAGGGGAGGGTTAGACATTGAAGATGGTCTTGGAAGACCACAGAAGGTTGCACGACATCAGGACATAGATCAATATAGCGAAGCTGAAGATGAGATGTCTGATTGA